A window from Theropithecus gelada isolate Dixy chromosome 1, Tgel_1.0, whole genome shotgun sequence encodes these proteins:
- the LEFTY2 gene encoding left-right determination factor 2 isoform X2 yields the protein MRPLWLCWALWVLPLASPGVAMTGEQLLGSLLQQLQLSEVPVPDRVDMEELVIPAHVRAQYVALLRRSHGDRSRGKRFSHSFREMAGRFLASETSTHLLAALHRHGRLSPRSARARVTVEWLRVRDDGSNRTSLIDSRLVSVHESGWKVFDVTEAVNFWQQLSRPRPPLLLQVSVQREHLGPLASGAHKLVRFASQGAPAGLGEPQLELHTLDLRDYGAQGDCDPEAPVTEGTRCCRQEMYIDLQGMKWADNWVLEPPGFLAYECVGTCQQPPEALAVKWPFLGPRQCIASETASLPMIVSIKEGGRTRPQVVSLPNMRVQKCSCASDGALVPRRLQP from the exons ATGCGgcccctgtggctctgctggGCACTCTGGGTGCTGCCCCTGGCCAGCCCGGGGGTGGCCATGACTGGGGAGCAGCTCCTGGGCAGCCTGCTGCAGCAGCTGCAGCTCAGCGAGGTGCCTGTACCTGACAGGGTCGACATGGAGGAGCTGGTCATCCCCGCCCACGTGAGGGCCCAGTATGTGGCCCTGCTGCGGCGCAGCCATGGGGACCGCTCCCGCGGGAAGAGGTTCAGCCACAGCTTCCGAG AGATGGCCGGCAGGTTCCTGGCGTCGGAGACCAGCACCCACCTGCTG GCCGCGCTGCACAGGCACGGGCGGCTGTCCCCGCGCAGCGCCCGGGCCCGGGTGACCGTCGAGTGGCTGCGCGTCCGCGACGACGGCTCCAACCGCACTTCTCTCATCGACTCCAG GCTGGTGTCCGTCCACGAGAGCGGCTGGAAGGTCTTCGACGTGACTGAGGCCGTGAACTTCTGGCAGCAGCTAAGCCGGCCCCGGCCTCCTCTGCTGCTACAAGTGTCGGTGCAGAGGGAGCACCTGGGCCCGCTGGCGTCCGGCGCCCACAAGTTGGTCCGCTTTGCCTCGCAGGGGGCGCCGGCCGGGCTTGGGGAGCCCCAGCTGGAACTGCACACGCTGGACCTCAGGGACTATGG AGCTCAGGGCGACTGTGACCCTGAAGCACCAGTGACCGAGGGCACCCGTTGCTGCCGCCAGGAGATGTACATTGACCTGCAGGGGATGAAGTGGGCCGATAACTGGGTGCTGGAGCCCCCGGGCTTCCTGGCTTATGAATGTGTGGGCACCTGCCAGCAGCCCCCGGAGGCCCTGGCCGTCAAGTGGCCATTTCTGGGGCCGCGACAGTGCATCGCCTCGGAGACTGCCTCGCTGCCCATGATCGTCAGCAtcaaggagggaggcaggaccAGGCCCCAAGTggtcagcctgcccaacatgaggGTGCAGAAGTGCAGCTGTGCCTCGGATGGGGCACTCGTGCCAAGGAGACTCCAGCCATAG
- the LEFTY2 gene encoding left-right determination factor 2 isoform X1 — protein MRPLWLCWALWVLPLASPGVAMTGEQLLGSLLQQLQLSEVPVPDRVDMEELVIPAHVRAQYVALLRRSHGDRSRGKRFSHSFREMAGRFLASETSTHLLVFGMEQRLPPNSELVQAVLRLFQEPVPKAALHRHGRLSPRSARARVTVEWLRVRDDGSNRTSLIDSRLVSVHESGWKVFDVTEAVNFWQQLSRPRPPLLLQVSVQREHLGPLASGAHKLVRFASQGAPAGLGEPQLELHTLDLRDYGAQGDCDPEAPVTEGTRCCRQEMYIDLQGMKWADNWVLEPPGFLAYECVGTCQQPPEALAVKWPFLGPRQCIASETASLPMIVSIKEGGRTRPQVVSLPNMRVQKCSCASDGALVPRRLQP, from the exons ATGCGgcccctgtggctctgctggGCACTCTGGGTGCTGCCCCTGGCCAGCCCGGGGGTGGCCATGACTGGGGAGCAGCTCCTGGGCAGCCTGCTGCAGCAGCTGCAGCTCAGCGAGGTGCCTGTACCTGACAGGGTCGACATGGAGGAGCTGGTCATCCCCGCCCACGTGAGGGCCCAGTATGTGGCCCTGCTGCGGCGCAGCCATGGGGACCGCTCCCGCGGGAAGAGGTTCAGCCACAGCTTCCGAG AGATGGCCGGCAGGTTCCTGGCGTCGGAGACCAGCACCCACCTGCTGGTGTTCGGCATGGAGCAGCGGCTGCCGCCCAACAGCGAGCTGGTGCAGGCCGTACTGCGGCTCTTCCAGGAGCCGGTCCCCAAGGCCGCGCTGCACAGGCACGGGCGGCTGTCCCCGCGCAGCGCCCGGGCCCGGGTGACCGTCGAGTGGCTGCGCGTCCGCGACGACGGCTCCAACCGCACTTCTCTCATCGACTCCAG GCTGGTGTCCGTCCACGAGAGCGGCTGGAAGGTCTTCGACGTGACTGAGGCCGTGAACTTCTGGCAGCAGCTAAGCCGGCCCCGGCCTCCTCTGCTGCTACAAGTGTCGGTGCAGAGGGAGCACCTGGGCCCGCTGGCGTCCGGCGCCCACAAGTTGGTCCGCTTTGCCTCGCAGGGGGCGCCGGCCGGGCTTGGGGAGCCCCAGCTGGAACTGCACACGCTGGACCTCAGGGACTATGG AGCTCAGGGCGACTGTGACCCTGAAGCACCAGTGACCGAGGGCACCCGTTGCTGCCGCCAGGAGATGTACATTGACCTGCAGGGGATGAAGTGGGCCGATAACTGGGTGCTGGAGCCCCCGGGCTTCCTGGCTTATGAATGTGTGGGCACCTGCCAGCAGCCCCCGGAGGCCCTGGCCGTCAAGTGGCCATTTCTGGGGCCGCGACAGTGCATCGCCTCGGAGACTGCCTCGCTGCCCATGATCGTCAGCAtcaaggagggaggcaggaccAGGCCCCAAGTggtcagcctgcccaacatgaggGTGCAGAAGTGCAGCTGTGCCTCGGATGGGGCACTCGTGCCAAGGAGACTCCAGCCATAG
- the PYCR2 gene encoding pyrroline-5-carboxylate reductase 2 isoform X4, whose translation MSVGIIGAGQLAYALARGFTAAGIVSAHKIIASSPEMNLPTVSALRKMGVNLTRSNKETVKHSDVLFLAVKPHIIPFILDEIGADVQARHIVVSCAAGVTISSVEKKLMAFQPAPKVIRCMTNTPVVVREGATVYAMGTHALVEDGQLLEQLMSSVGFCTEVEEDLIDAVTGLSGSGPAYAFMALDALADGGVKMGLPRRLAVRLGAQALLGAAKMLLDSEQHPCQLKDNVCSPGGATIHALHFLESGGFRSLLINAVEASCIRTR comes from the exons ATGAGCGTGGGCATCATCGGAGCCGGCCAGCTGGCCTATGCTCTGGCGCGGGGCTTCACGGCCGCAG GTATCGTGTCGGCTCACAAGATAATAGCCAGCTCTCCGGAAATGAACCTGCCCACGGTGTCGGCCCTCAGG AAGATGGGTGTGAACCTGACACGCAGCAACAAGGAGACAGTGAAGCACAGCGACGTCCTGTTTCTGGCCGTGAAGCCACATATCATCCCCTTCATTCTGGATGAGATTGGGGCCGATGTACAAGCCAGACACATCGTGGTCTCCTGTGCGGCTGGTGTCACCATCAGCTCTGTGGAGAAG AAGCTGATGGCGTTCCAGCCAGCCCCCAAAGTGATTCGCTGCATGACCAACACACCTGTGGTAGTGCGGGAAGGTGCTACAGTGTACGCCATGGGCACCCATGCTTTGGTGGAGGATGGGCAGCTCCTGGAGCAGCTCATGAGCAGCGTGGGCTTCTGCACTGAGGTGGAAGAGGACCTCATCGATGCCGTCACGGGGCTCAGTGGCAGCGGGCCTGCCTAT GCATTCATGGCTCTGGATGCATTGGCTGATGGTGGGGTGAAGATGGGTTTGCCACGGCGCCTGGCAGTCCGACTCGGGGCCCAGGCCTTGCTG GGAGCTGCCAAGATGCTGCTGGACTCAGAGCAGCATCCATGCCAGCTCAAGGACAATGTCTGCTCCCCTGGGGGAGCCACCATCCACGCCCTGCACTTTCTGGAGAGCGGGGGCTTCCGCTCTCTGCTCATCAATGCAGTTGAGGCCTCCTGTATCCGAACACGGTGA